The genomic region GACTTCCGACTCCTCGAGCTCTACCCCGTATCGGCATCATTACCTTCTAATTCGAGGCCGTCAACAGCAGAACCCACCGATAACGCTTCCAAACCCCAGCATGGGAACTCTCCAAAAAGTAATAATACCATGCCATCAAAAGATACCCCACCTCCCATACTATGCCGCCTCTTCACCGCCccactcaccaacccctccaccactcccttCAAAGCCCTCTCCTACGTGTGGGGCTCCGACGCCACCCCCCATTCCATCAACGTCAtttccaccctccccaacgggacaaccacaaccctctCCCTACGAataacctcctccctccacaccgccctcctccacctccgtGACCCCGACTTCCCCATCACAATCTGGATCGACCAGCTCTGCATCGACCAGTCCAATCCCGCCGAAAAGTCCGCCCAAGTCTCCCTCATGGGCAAAATCTACTCCGCCGCATCCCAAGTCCTAGTCTGGCTCGGTCCTGCCTCGCACAACTCCGATTCTGTCATGCAGCTCTGGGCCGCCGTCGGCCAAGAAGTGCGCGACATGGGCATCGAAAGGTACTACACCAAAGAAGGCtggcccctcctccacgacaTCATGTCCAACACCGACCCCTCCGACCCCGAGACACGGCAGTACCAAGCCCTGCTTCAAAAACACGCACCCGATTTCGCTGCTCAGATCCGCGACGGAAGCATCAAATCCTGGTTTGAAAGGCCCTGGTTCACCCGTGCGTGGGTGACACAAGAATTCTGCCTCGGCCCCGACACCGTCCTTGTTTGCGGCGATCAAAAGCTCGATGCCGACTTGGTGATGCTCGCGGGGCAGATACTAAGTTACTCCAGCTTGCTCCTCGTCCGCCCGCCTTATTGCCTCACCGTGGAGGAGTTATCCTCTCTTGACGATCCCACGGCGGATTTCTTCAGCTGTCGGAAGCGTCGGAGGGGTTATGAGACTAAGACTGGGGATGGAAAGGGCGACACGCTTTTCGTGCTGTTGAAAAAGATGTTTGTCGGCAGGGAGACGTACGCAAAAGTTTGGAGGGACAGGGTCTACTCGCTGCTGGGACTGGCGGTGGATGCAGAGGTGTTGGGGATCAGGCCTGATTATGGGGACTtgtggggggaggaaaagacgGTGGAGATTATGACTGatatggcgaggaggatgattaCGAATGATTACTCCAAACGGGTGGATGTGTTGTGTTATTCGGGGTTCCCAAAGGTAGTTCCAGGGCTGCCGTCTTGGGTGCCGGATTGGAAGACGAATACGGTCAAGTCGTATTATCAGGTGCAGAAGGTGGTTTATCCGCATTATTTTGCGGCttgcggggaggggaatcTGGAGGTTCAAGTGGTGCCATCTTGGTCAACACgggtgctggggttggggggttttgggtcGATACTGTTGACATGCTGCCTCCGGGAGATGGCAAGGAAGTCTGGTCTGATGTGCACAGATGGGATGGGCCGCGCTTGATGAGGTATCTGAGGCAGGTCGAAGCTCTGCTTGAAGCGGCAATCTCTAGACCCAGCAACCCGTATGGCTCCGACGAACGACGGCTCGAAGGAATTTGGAGAGTTCCCATTGCAGATACGTGGGATGATCGGTCGACGGGGGTGCGAGCGTCTCGAGAGTTGAAGGTCAATGTGCAGTTTCGACAGGCCGTCGAGGCGATGTTATATGACATTTGGAtgaaaacaacaacagctgaACCGGCAGAAGCTCAACGTATCATGGACGAGTTCAACTGGGACGAAAGAATGAGGAAAGATGAGCTGGGGGCGAAGTACAGGCAGTGTATGGCATCTGGTGGTAGTAACAAGAAGCCATTCTTGACGACGAAGGGCTACGTGGGCATGGGCCCACCTGATATGGAAGTAGGAGACGTGGTGGTCGTGTTTTGCGGTGGGAGGATCCCGTTCGTGGTGAGGCAGCTGCCAGCCAAGGAAGATGGAAGGAAGACCTTCTCGTTTGTAGGTGAGGCGTTCTGTGATGGCATCATGGATGGGGAGGCTGCCATGGAAGAGAACCGTGGtgacttcttcttggagtAGGTAGGGGTGGGTCGTCATAAGGCCAGTGTAACGTTGACGATGGATGGGATCGAGAGGGTCtgccgccaagaagcacaACGCTGGGGAGATCTCGGCAGGGCACCCTGACTCTCCCCGcatctcccccacctttCCCCAATCAACCCTGTCGGAACTTCATCAAATCTGGAAATTCGGAACAACACTCCGGAGGACAACGCGAcaacttttttttgtttggaaTAGcagcatgatgatggggatgatggcgGGTACCGCTAGAAGAGACTTGTGTCCTTACCAGACTCGGCCTCCTCTTATTTACTTGAGGCCCCCCTCCTGAGCTGCGAGTCCTGtgtctctc from Podospora bellae-mahoneyi strain CBS 112042 chromosome 4, whole genome shotgun sequence harbors:
- a CDS encoding hypothetical protein (COG:S; antiSMASH:Cluster_3; EggNog:ENOG503P2P7); this translates as MGKIYSAASQVLVWLGPASHNSDSVMQLWAAVGQEVRDMGIERYYTKEGWPLLHDIMSNTDPSDPETRQYQALLQKHAPDFAAQIRDGSIKSWFERPWFTRAWVTQEFCLGPDTVLVCGDQKLDADLVMLAGQILSYSSLLLVRPPYCLTVEELSSLDDPTADFFSCRKRRRGYETKTGDGKGDTLFVLLKKMFVGRETYAKVWRDRVYSLLGLAVDAEVLGIRPDYGDLWGEEKTVEIMTDMARRMITNDYSKRVDVLCYSGFPKVVPGLPSWVPDWKTNTVKSYYQVQKVVYPHYFAACGEGNLEVQVVPSWSTRVLGLGGFGSILLTCCLREMARKSGLMCTDGMGRA